Proteins from a genomic interval of Paracoccus methylovorus:
- a CDS encoding SDR family NAD(P)-dependent oxidoreductase: MKTAIVTGGCRGIGLAVTEILLQQGWRVAMVDRDTEELHRVADGIENVLAVEADISIPEQVERMVAETVAAFGRVDALVNNAGVALFSRAGRTSFQEWREVMATNLDGVFLCTQAAAPELAKTHGSIVNIASISGLRASTLRVAYGTSKAAVIHLTKQFAAELGEQGIRVNCVAPGPVRTKLAAAVHAPEIIAAYYDAIPLNRYGEAQEIAEAVVFLCSDKASFVSGQTLAVDGGFDATGVGLPALRRENEPA, from the coding sequence ATGAAAACCGCCATCGTCACCGGCGGCTGCCGGGGCATCGGCCTGGCCGTCACCGAAATCCTGCTGCAACAGGGCTGGCGCGTCGCCATGGTCGATCGCGACACCGAGGAATTGCACCGCGTAGCCGACGGCATTGAAAACGTGCTGGCGGTCGAGGCCGACATCTCGATCCCCGAACAGGTGGAGCGCATGGTGGCCGAAACCGTCGCCGCCTTTGGCCGCGTGGATGCCCTGGTCAACAATGCGGGCGTCGCGCTGTTTTCGCGCGCGGGTCGCACCAGTTTTCAGGAATGGCGCGAGGTGATGGCGACGAACCTTGACGGCGTGTTCCTGTGCACGCAGGCTGCGGCGCCCGAACTGGCCAAGACCCACGGCTCCATCGTCAACATCGCCTCGATCTCGGGGCTCAGGGCCTCGACGTTGCGGGTGGCCTATGGCACGTCGAAGGCGGCGGTGATCCACCTGACCAAGCAATTCGCCGCCGAACTGGGCGAACAGGGCATCCGCGTCAATTGCGTGGCCCCCGGTCCGGTCCGGACCAAGCTGGCGGCGGCCGTGCATGCGCCCGAAATCATCGCCGCCTATTACGATGCCATCCCGCTGAACCGCTATGGCGAGGCGCAAGAGATCGCAGAAGCCGTCGTTTTCCTGTGTTCGGACAAGGCCAGCTTCGTTTCGGGCCAGACGCTGGCGGTGGATGGCGGATTTGACGCCACCGGCGTCGGCCTGCCCGCGCTGCGGCGCGAGAACGAACCGGCCTGA
- a CDS encoding FUSC family protein — MSEASWLQRNGFDRARLLFATRTALACCLAVVVAWAMGLEHPQWSGMSVWAASQTLRGQLLEKGFFRFAGTLIGTVVGVFLVLGMQLHPAIMVAGLAFWVGLCTWAGNLQRGLIAYGTVLAGYSASMVALLDTAHPDQVLHLGADRLATVLTGVLVATLAGYFFAGQGDAADLRARIRNLLADLLRHLAEPAGGGGALLSRMAALEESLDPHAAGSLRSRREVRACRAVLLAALPLLLRAEGAPPLPAPLAARLSDAAGARDRGDMADARRILENLPLDDCDDPGHLVQGLTGALRDWDAPEAADGATSTAPLVVLHRDWIGAREAALRAGGAMLLFGAIWLVTGWSLGPFMLLGLSVMISLFSTFENPARMMRYVGAGQALGVIAAILCHRLLWPLAQTELQQILMLVPFLMLAPILVAHRRTVLGATDYSMILLLMSQPHLPLQEGLSDILLRGVAILAAPLTAWVGYRLIYPVSLQRRRGHLVQMMLRDLAAIARDPQALARRPVWQARLYHRALRLVRISERLPGARDRALMQSLTILTLAHAVMRCHELVADPNTSAATRRAAQLVCRRLERIASSGDRTPRSLDRLARRLDGVDAQTLRRAASGLRQLPPIG; from the coding sequence ATGAGCGAAGCGAGCTGGCTGCAGCGGAACGGTTTTGACAGGGCAAGGCTGCTGTTTGCCACGCGCACGGCGCTGGCCTGCTGCCTTGCGGTGGTGGTCGCCTGGGCCATGGGGCTGGAACATCCGCAATGGTCGGGCATGTCGGTCTGGGCCGCGTCCCAGACGTTGCGCGGGCAATTGCTTGAAAAGGGGTTCTTCCGTTTTGCGGGCACGCTGATCGGCACGGTCGTCGGCGTGTTTCTGGTGCTGGGCATGCAGTTGCATCCGGCGATCATGGTGGCGGGGCTTGCATTCTGGGTCGGGCTTTGCACCTGGGCCGGCAATCTTCAGCGCGGGTTGATCGCCTATGGCACGGTGCTGGCGGGCTATTCCGCCTCGATGGTGGCGCTTTTGGATACGGCGCATCCCGATCAGGTGCTGCACTTGGGGGCCGACCGGCTGGCCACGGTGCTGACCGGCGTTCTGGTCGCGACGCTGGCCGGATATTTCTTTGCCGGGCAGGGGGATGCCGCCGATCTGCGCGCCCGTATCCGCAACCTTCTGGCCGACCTGCTGCGCCATCTGGCCGAACCGGCCGGGGGTGGCGGTGCGCTTTTGTCGCGCATGGCGGCGCTGGAGGAAAGCCTTGATCCCCACGCGGCCGGGTCGCTGCGTTCGCGGCGCGAGGTGCGGGCCTGCCGGGCGGTGCTGCTGGCCGCCCTGCCGCTGCTGTTGCGGGCCGAAGGCGCGCCCCCTTTGCCCGCACCGCTGGCGGCGCGGCTGTCCGATGCGGCCGGGGCGCGGGATCGCGGCGATATGGCCGATGCACGGCGTATCCTTGAAAACCTGCCCTTGGACGATTGCGACGATCCGGGTCATCTGGTGCAGGGGTTGACCGGGGCGCTGCGCGACTGGGATGCGCCCGAGGCTGCCGACGGCGCGACCTCGACGGCTCCTCTCGTTGTGCTGCACCGCGACTGGATCGGCGCGCGCGAGGCGGCTCTGCGGGCCGGCGGGGCGATGCTGCTTTTCGGCGCGATCTGGCTGGTGACGGGTTGGAGCCTTGGTCCCTTCATGCTGCTGGGCCTGTCGGTGATGATCTCGCTATTCTCGACCTTCGAAAACCCGGCCCGGATGATGCGCTATGTCGGCGCCGGGCAGGCGCTTGGCGTGATCGCCGCGATCCTGTGCCACCGGCTGCTGTGGCCTTTGGCGCAGACGGAATTGCAACAGATCCTGATGCTGGTGCCGTTCCTCATGCTGGCGCCGATCCTGGTGGCGCATCGCCGGACCGTGCTGGGGGCCACGGATTACAGCATGATCCTGCTGCTGATGTCGCAACCGCATCTGCCGCTGCAAGAGGGGCTGTCGGATATCCTGCTGAGGGGAGTGGCGATTCTGGCCGCGCCCTTGACGGCCTGGGTCGGCTATCGGTTGATCTATCCGGTCAGCCTGCAACGCCGGCGGGGGCATCTGGTGCAGATGATGCTGCGCGATCTGGCGGCCATTGCCCGTGATCCACAGGCGTTGGCGCGTCGCCCGGTCTGGCAGGCGCGGCTGTATCACCGCGCACTGCGGCTGGTGCGGATATCCGAGCGGCTGCCCGGTGCGCGGGACCGTGCGCTGATGCAAAGCCTGACCATCCTGACGCTGGCCCATGCTGTGATGCGCTGTCACGAGCTTGTGGCCGACCCCAACACTTCGGCCGCCACCCGTCGCGCCGCGCAACTGGTCTGCCGGCGGCTGGAGCGTATCGCCAGTAGCGGCGACCGCACGCCCCGCAGTCTGGACAGGCTGGCGCGGCGTCTGGATGGCGTGGACGCGCAGACCTTGCGGCGGGCGGCAAGCGGGTTGCGGCAGTTGCCGCCCATCGGCTGA
- a CDS encoding 3'-5' exonuclease: MKFSLHRLMLVAVPGLALAMWVLGGAVLFYATLPPGQRDGLFSALLPAVQGSGAILFGWWLAGSALAGWLAVRLYAQHVQTPARLADAARLLADNAAAPRLQPTAPGALGELAGAINRLADQRQTLQGDMARLVAEAQQKVAQERDQLGALMAELRQSVIVCNLDGRILLYNDHTRSLFQRVLGGQQMAGGAELIGLGRSIHGVIDRALIEHARETVDRHIARGEAAVSAQFVTTTPSGSLLHVVLAPVRPQAGEALAISGYVLLLGDITQDYAGQSRRDRRLTELTEASRASLANMQAALDMLDYPDLEPAERDGFHAIVRDEVAAMGQRLQTLTEDASQEILTRWPLQEMLGDDLLAAAAQHVLAQTGRVAKVVSADEGLWLRVDSFSLIQALGALAGQLAGPRGMPALTLRLAPAATPGWAHLDLVWPLDAAVPAAGAMGNGDHDVTARDIAERHGGELWLEQDRPAGLSFFRFLLPTALSGPEAEALEARPEFYDFDLFAASDSSRSLDDQPLERLTYTVFDTETTGLNPAQGDEIIQIGALRIVNGKILRGERFDQLVDPGREIPEESIPYHGILPEMVQGQPRIAQVLPAFHAYASDTVLVGHNVAFDMRFLQLKEAATGVRFDQPVLDTLLLASIAQPHEPSQSLEAIAARLGVEITLRHNAASDALVTAEVFMRLLPLLQARGIVTLGQARAEAQNSYYARLRY; this comes from the coding sequence ATGAAGTTCAGCCTGCACCGCCTTATGCTTGTCGCCGTGCCGGGGTTGGCGCTGGCGATGTGGGTGCTTGGGGGGGCGGTGCTGTTTTACGCGACGCTGCCGCCAGGACAGCGCGACGGGCTGTTTTCGGCGCTTCTCCCCGCAGTTCAGGGCAGCGGTGCGATCCTGTTCGGCTGGTGGCTGGCCGGCTCGGCGCTGGCGGGCTGGCTTGCGGTCCGGCTTTATGCCCAGCACGTCCAGACCCCGGCGCGGCTGGCCGATGCGGCGCGGCTGCTGGCCGACAATGCCGCCGCCCCCCGGTTGCAGCCGACTGCGCCCGGCGCCCTTGGCGAACTGGCCGGGGCGATCAACCGACTGGCCGACCAGCGCCAGACCTTGCAGGGCGATATGGCCCGGCTGGTGGCCGAGGCGCAGCAAAAGGTCGCGCAGGAACGCGACCAGCTTGGCGCGCTGATGGCCGAACTGCGCCAGAGCGTCATCGTGTGCAATCTCGACGGCCGGATCCTGCTTTACAACGACCATACCCGCAGCCTGTTTCAGCGCGTCCTGGGCGGACAGCAGATGGCAGGCGGGGCCGAGCTGATCGGGCTGGGCCGCTCGATCCACGGCGTCATCGACCGTGCTCTGATCGAACATGCGCGCGAGACCGTGGACCGCCATATCGCGCGTGGCGAGGCGGCGGTGTCGGCGCAATTCGTCACCACCACGCCCTCCGGCAGCCTGCTGCATGTTGTGCTGGCCCCGGTGCGCCCGCAGGCCGGCGAGGCCCTCGCGATCAGTGGCTATGTGCTGCTGCTTGGCGATATTACCCAGGATTATGCCGGCCAGTCCCGCCGCGACCGCCGCCTGACCGAACTGACCGAGGCCAGCCGCGCCTCGCTGGCCAATATGCAGGCGGCGCTGGACATGCTGGACTATCCCGATCTGGAACCGGCCGAGCGCGACGGCTTTCACGCCATCGTCCGCGACGAGGTGGCGGCCATGGGCCAGCGGCTGCAGACCTTGACCGAGGATGCCTCGCAAGAGATCCTGACCCGCTGGCCGTTGCAAGAGATGCTGGGTGACGACCTTCTGGCGGCAGCGGCACAGCATGTGCTGGCCCAGACCGGGCGGGTCGCCAAGGTCGTGTCCGCCGATGAAGGGCTGTGGCTGCGGGTGGACAGTTTTTCGCTGATTCAGGCGCTTGGCGCACTGGCCGGACAGTTGGCCGGGCCGCGCGGTATGCCGGCGCTGACCCTGCGCCTTGCGCCTGCCGCTACGCCGGGCTGGGCGCATCTTGATCTGGTCTGGCCGCTTGATGCCGCCGTGCCCGCTGCCGGCGCCATGGGCAATGGCGATCACGATGTCACCGCCCGCGACATCGCCGAACGCCACGGCGGCGAATTGTGGCTGGAACAGGATCGCCCGGCCGGACTGTCCTTTTTCCGCTTTCTGTTGCCGACCGCCTTGTCGGGCCCCGAGGCCGAGGCGCTGGAGGCGCGCCCCGAGTTCTATGATTTCGACCTGTTCGCGGCCAGTGATTCCAGCCGCTCTCTGGACGACCAGCCATTGGAGCGACTGACCTATACCGTCTTCGACACCGAAACGACGGGGCTGAACCCGGCACAGGGCGACGAGATCATCCAGATCGGCGCGTTGCGGATCGTGAACGGCAAGATCCTGCGCGGCGAGCGTTTCGACCAGCTTGTTGATCCCGGCCGTGAGATCCCCGAGGAATCCATCCCCTATCACGGCATTCTGCCTGAAATGGTGCAGGGCCAGCCCCGTATCGCCCAGGTGTTGCCGGCATTTCACGCCTATGCCTCGGACACGGTTCTGGTTGGCCATAACGTCGCCTTTGACATGCGCTTCCTGCAGTTGAAAGAGGCGGCGACCGGGGTGCGCTTTGACCAGCCGGTGCTGGACACGCTGCTTTTGGCCAGCATCGCGCAGCCGCACGAGCCCTCGCAGTCGCTTGAGGCCATTGCCGCGCGGCTGGGGGTCGAAATCACCCTTCGCCACAATGCCGCCAGCGACGCTCTGGTCACGGCCGAGGTGTTCATGCGGCTTTTGCCGCTGTTGCAGGCGCGCGGCATCGTCACGCTGGGGCAGGCACGGGCCGAGGCCCAGAACTCTTATTACGCGCGGCTGCGCTATTGA
- a CDS encoding phosphomannomutase, translated as MTKTGTFTVQDLIAESGVAFGTSGARGLVTAMTDRVVYGYTQGFLHYLREIGEFPPKTPVALAGDLRPSTPRVLRACAQAIRDAGGQPVFCGHVPTPALACYAFGRGIPSLMVTGSHIPDDRNGIKFHRPGAEVLKPDEAGMTRQALTLDPARFGPDGGLAEAAPLPDPVNIEDGYVRRYVDFFGDDALSGLVLGLYQHSAVGRDLLARILRGLGAQVLPLGRSDHFIPVDTEALRPEDIALARDWAAQHRLDAIISTDGDSDRPLLADNRGEWLRGDILGLLCARELGADCVVTPVSSNTALELSGAFPRTIRTRIGSPYVIAAMNDAASQTGGTVCGYEANGGFLLGTDILRNGRRLAALPTRDAVLPVVSVLAAARTRPLAELCAGLPRRVTFSDRLKDFPTRDSQAILIALTQGDKAGQIARIEAQFGALVGRLRQIDQTDGLRMSFEGGAIIHLRPSGNAPELRVYTETESEETARTLNAKVLAQVREMAAQPG; from the coding sequence ATGACCAAGACAGGAACCTTCACCGTCCAAGACCTGATCGCGGAAAGCGGCGTCGCCTTTGGCACCAGCGGCGCGCGTGGTCTGGTCACCGCCATGACCGACCGCGTGGTCTATGGCTATACCCAAGGCTTCCTGCACTATCTGCGCGAGATCGGCGAATTTCCCCCCAAAACCCCGGTGGCGCTGGCCGGCGATCTGCGCCCCTCGACCCCGCGTGTCCTGCGCGCTTGCGCACAGGCCATCCGCGACGCGGGCGGGCAGCCGGTGTTCTGCGGCCATGTGCCGACGCCGGCGCTGGCCTGTTACGCCTTTGGCCGGGGCATCCCTTCGCTGATGGTCACGGGCAGCCATATCCCCGACGACCGCAACGGCATCAAGTTCCACCGCCCCGGAGCAGAGGTGCTGAAGCCCGACGAGGCCGGAATGACCCGGCAGGCACTGACGCTGGACCCCGCACGCTTTGGCCCGGATGGCGGGTTGGCCGAGGCCGCGCCCCTGCCCGATCCGGTGAATATCGAGGACGGATATGTCCGCCGCTATGTCGATTTCTTCGGCGATGATGCGCTTTCAGGGCTGGTGCTGGGGCTTTATCAGCATTCCGCCGTCGGCCGCGACCTCTTGGCCCGCATCCTGCGGGGGCTTGGCGCGCAGGTCCTGCCGCTTGGCCGCTCGGACCATTTCATCCCCGTCGATACCGAGGCGCTGCGCCCCGAGGATATCGCACTGGCCCGTGACTGGGCGGCGCAGCACCGGCTGGACGCCATCATCTCGACCGATGGCGATTCCGACCGGCCGCTTTTGGCCGACAATCGGGGCGAATGGCTGCGCGGCGACATATTGGGCCTGCTTTGCGCCCGCGAACTGGGCGCCGATTGCGTGGTCACGCCGGTCAGCAGCAATACCGCGCTGGAGCTGAGCGGGGCGTTCCCGCGCACCATCCGTACCCGCATCGGCTCCCCCTACGTCATCGCTGCGATGAACGACGCGGCCAGCCAGACCGGCGGCACCGTCTGCGGATATGAGGCGAACGGCGGCTTTCTGCTGGGCACCGATATCCTGCGGAACGGGCGGCGGCTTGCGGCATTGCCGACACGGGACGCGGTGCTGCCGGTGGTCAGCGTGCTGGCTGCGGCAAGAACGCGCCCGCTGGCCGAGCTTTGCGCCGGCCTGCCGCGGCGCGTGACCTTCAGCGACCGGCTCAAGGATTTTCCGACCCGCGATTCGCAGGCCATCCTGATCGCGCTGACCCAAGGCGATAAGGCCGGGCAGATCGCCCGGATCGAGGCGCAGTTCGGTGCGCTCGTCGGCCGGCTGCGGCAGATCGACCAGACCGACGGGCTGCGCATGAGCTTTGAGGGTGGCGCGATCATCCACCTGCGCCCTTCGGGCAACGCGCCCGAACTGCGGGTTTATACCGAAACCGAAAGCGAAGAGACCGCCCGGACCCTGAACGCCAAGGTACTGGCGCAGGTGCGTGAAATGGCGGCACAGCCCGGCTGA
- a CDS encoding PCC domain-containing protein yields MRMIHPGPRASERIQARSTTLRPINGTLRAGETVMQAVGDLFAAHGCKGGVVWLAGVACEPMRYVLPALSTDGLHAAWYSETHAPKGRWTIQSATATVGSKDGAPFLHCHGIWSDGQDTAMGHLLPFDAILAEDATVSGLGAAQAWFQALPDEETAFTLFTPQGDDEGPALFARVLPGEDVVSAIETLGRRHGITDARLHAVGSIDHIRFAEGHRMDCLATELRFDGAELVQGRARIPIEVVDIDGRIARGTLTRGENPVGVTLELIIEPTGETA; encoded by the coding sequence ATGAGGATGATCCACCCCGGCCCCCGCGCATCCGAACGCATACAGGCCCGCAGCACCACGCTGCGCCCGATCAACGGCACGCTGCGCGCGGGTGAAACGGTCATGCAGGCGGTGGGCGATCTTTTCGCTGCGCATGGTTGCAAGGGCGGCGTGGTCTGGCTGGCCGGCGTCGCCTGCGAACCGATGCGTTATGTCCTGCCGGCGCTTTCGACCGATGGGCTGCATGCGGCATGGTATTCCGAAACCCATGCACCCAAGGGCCGCTGGACCATCCAAAGCGCCACCGCGACCGTGGGCAGCAAGGACGGCGCGCCGTTCCTGCATTGCCATGGCATCTGGTCGGACGGGCAGGACACTGCCATGGGCCATCTGTTGCCCTTTGACGCGATCCTTGCCGAGGACGCGACGGTATCGGGCCTTGGCGCGGCTCAGGCATGGTTTCAGGCCCTGCCGGACGAGGAAACCGCCTTTACCCTTTTCACCCCGCAAGGGGACGACGAGGGGCCTGCCTTGTTCGCCCGCGTCCTGCCCGGCGAAGATGTGGTCTCGGCCATCGAAACGCTGGGCCGGCGCCATGGCATCACCGATGCGCGCCTGCATGCCGTGGGCAGCATCGACCATATCCGCTTTGCCGAAGGTCATCGTATGGACTGCCTTGCCACCGAGTTGCGCTTTGACGGCGCAGAGCTCGTGCAGGGTCGCGCCCGGATACCCATCGAGGTCGTGGACATAGACGGCCGGATCGCGCGCGGCACGCTGACGCGGGGCGAAAACCCCGTTGGCGTGACGCTGGAACTCATCATCGAACCGACAGGGGAAACAGCATGA
- a CDS encoding response regulator transcription factor has product MTDRVLIADDEPNIVVSLSFMLKREGYEVLVAPDGTQALAMIRSDRPRLVLLDAAMPGMSGFEVCETVRADPDLAGTRILMLTAKGRDTDIARGMGAGADAYVTKPFSTRELIVRIREMLA; this is encoded by the coding sequence ATGACAGACAGGGTGCTGATTGCGGATGACGAGCCGAATATTGTCGTCTCGCTGTCGTTCATGCTGAAACGCGAAGGCTACGAGGTGCTGGTTGCCCCTGATGGCACGCAGGCGCTGGCGATGATCCGCAGCGACAGGCCGCGGCTGGTGCTGCTGGATGCGGCGATGCCGGGCATGAGCGGTTTTGAAGTCTGTGAAACCGTGCGCGCCGATCCCGATCTGGCTGGCACCCGCATCCTGATGCTGACCGCCAAGGGCCGCGACACCGATATTGCCCGCGGCATGGGTGCGGGGGCGGATGCCTATGTCACGAAACCCTTTTCAACCCGCGAGTTGATCGTGCGCATTCGCGAGATGCTGGCATGA
- a CDS encoding MarR family winged helix-turn-helix transcriptional regulator, producing MTTPPRSARVRFGRYFVTLARQWRRAVEHALASAGLTDATWAPLVHLAEGGDDISQTELAGRLALDSSTLVRLLDLLEGRGLVERRPDPADRRARRILLTPAGRTEVLRVRRMLDRIEMDLLADLDEATVEGMMHNLSRIEARVAARLAGEQG from the coding sequence ATGACGACTCCTCCCAGATCTGCGCGCGTCCGTTTCGGGCGCTATTTCGTGACGCTTGCCCGCCAGTGGCGGCGCGCAGTCGAACATGCCCTTGCCTCGGCGGGGCTGACCGATGCCACATGGGCCCCGCTGGTGCATCTGGCGGAAGGTGGCGACGACATCAGCCAGACCGAGCTTGCCGGGCGGCTGGCGCTGGACAGTTCGACTCTGGTCAGGTTGCTGGACCTGCTGGAAGGCCGTGGTCTGGTCGAGCGCCGGCCCGACCCCGCTGATCGCCGCGCCCGCCGCATCCTGCTGACGCCCGCGGGCCGGACCGAGGTTCTACGCGTGCGCCGGATGCTGGACCGGATCGAAATGGACCTGCTGGCCGATCTGGACGAAGCCACGGTCGAGGGCATGATGCACAACCTGTCCCGGATCGAGGCGCGCGTCGCCGCAAGACTGGCGGGCGAGCAGGGATGA
- a CDS encoding ATP-binding protein — translation MIQPGLVLAVSFGYLLLLVAVAAHGDRRAGQGRSLIDNSLVYALSWGVYCSAWTYFGSVGRAASGGVWFLPIYLGPMLAMLLAWLVLRKMVRIARSYRITSIADFIASRYGKSPLLAALVTLITVVGILPYIALQLKAVSAGYEALTGGHGQPDAAWWRDGTLYMALSLAGFAVVFGTRHLDLSERHEGMVAAIAFESAVKLGAFLVVGIFVTYGLFGGMGDIWARAQAQPDIAGLLHLGGQGFEGFQGAQWFALTLLSMLSVLLLPRQFQMMVVECVDERHILRASWMFPAYLLLINIFVLPIAIGGMLIFGDGGAGAESYVLTLPLSQGVGWLALLAYLGGLSAATGMIIVETVAVSTMVCNDLVMPALLRGGRFARTGGDLTRLLLNIRRAAILLVLLLGYLYFRVAGEAYALVSIGLISFAAVAQFAPALLGGMYWQGGTRAGALGGLLGGSLVWAYTLMLPSVARSGWIPAGFLDGPFGFGLLAPQSLFGLGGFDDLTHSLFWSLLVNISLYVGLSVTGRASAREASQALLFVDVFQRGQAQPVFWRGRARLEDLRRLAGRFLGAARAEAVFRDHARETGTALDSLTADARLVDRVERQIAGAIGTASARVMIESVAQEEPLSLRDVLEIIDEASQVRTYAHELELATVELREANEKLKSLDQLKDDFMSSVTHELRTPLTSIRALTELMLDTPDVEPSQREEFLNIILTESERLSRLVNQVLDLAKIESGMAEWHNTDVDMKALIVAALRATAELFRERGAQVVLDLPDRVPMVLADADRLTQVLVNLLSNAAKFVPEGRGHVKVALRVQGDELVVTVRDNGPGVAPADQPTVFEKFRQGGQAGNRPSGTGLGLPISRQIVVNLGGRIWLDSPPGQGACFAFSLPLRNQGRVR, via the coding sequence ATGATCCAGCCCGGCCTCGTCCTTGCGGTTTCCTTTGGCTACCTGCTTTTGCTGGTCGCGGTGGCGGCGCATGGCGACCGCCGCGCCGGGCAGGGACGTTCGCTGATCGACAACAGCCTTGTCTATGCGCTGTCCTGGGGGGTCTATTGCTCGGCCTGGACCTATTTCGGCAGCGTGGGCCGAGCTGCCTCGGGCGGGGTCTGGTTCCTGCCGATCTATCTGGGACCGATGCTGGCCATGCTGCTGGCGTGGCTGGTGCTGCGCAAGATGGTGCGGATCGCGCGCAGCTATCGCATCACCTCGATCGCGGATTTCATTGCCAGCCGCTATGGCAAAAGCCCGCTGCTGGCCGCGCTGGTGACGCTGATCACCGTTGTCGGCATCCTGCCCTATATCGCCTTGCAGCTAAAGGCGGTCTCGGCCGGCTATGAAGCGCTGACCGGGGGCCACGGCCAGCCGGACGCGGCATGGTGGCGCGACGGCACGCTTTACATGGCGCTGTCGCTGGCGGGTTTCGCGGTGGTTTTCGGCACCCGCCACCTTGACCTGTCCGAGCGGCACGAGGGGATGGTCGCCGCCATCGCCTTTGAATCCGCGGTCAAGCTGGGGGCCTTTCTGGTGGTTGGCATCTTTGTCACCTACGGGCTTTTCGGCGGCATGGGCGATATCTGGGCGCGTGCGCAGGCCCAGCCCGACATCGCCGGGCTGCTGCACCTTGGCGGGCAGGGGTTCGAGGGTTTTCAGGGTGCGCAATGGTTTGCGCTGACGCTTTTGTCGATGCTGTCGGTACTGCTGCTGCCGCGCCAGTTCCAGATGATGGTGGTGGAATGCGTGGACGAGCGGCATATCCTGCGTGCCTCGTGGATGTTTCCGGCCTATCTGCTGCTGATCAACATCTTTGTCCTGCCTATCGCCATCGGCGGTATGCTGATTTTTGGCGACGGCGGGGCGGGGGCGGAAAGCTATGTCCTGACGCTGCCGCTGTCGCAAGGCGTCGGGTGGCTGGCGCTGCTGGCCTATCTGGGCGGGCTTTCGGCGGCGACGGGCATGATTATCGTGGAAACCGTCGCGGTCTCGACCATGGTTTGCAACGATCTGGTGATGCCCGCGCTTTTGCGCGGCGGGCGGTTTGCCCGCACCGGTGGCGACCTGACCCGGCTTTTGCTGAACATCCGCCGCGCCGCGATCCTGCTGGTGCTGCTGCTGGGCTATCTGTATTTCCGCGTCGCGGGCGAGGCTTATGCGCTGGTCTCGATCGGGCTCATCAGCTTTGCCGCCGTGGCGCAATTCGCGCCGGCGCTTTTGGGCGGAATGTATTGGCAGGGGGGAACGCGGGCCGGGGCGCTTGGCGGGCTGCTGGGCGGTTCGCTGGTCTGGGCCTATACCTTGATGCTGCCCTCGGTCGCCCGTTCGGGCTGGATTCCGGCGGGATTTCTGGACGGCCCCTTCGGATTTGGCCTGTTGGCGCCGCAAAGCCTTTTCGGGCTTGGGGGATTTGACGACCTGACCCATTCGCTGTTCTGGAGCCTGCTGGTCAATATCTCGCTTTACGTGGGCCTGTCGGTGACCGGTCGCGCCTCGGCGCGCGAGGCAAGTCAGGCGCTGTTGTTCGTCGATGTGTTCCAGCGCGGGCAGGCGCAGCCGGTGTTCTGGCGCGGCCGTGCCCGGCTGGAGGATCTGCGCCGGCTGGCGGGTCGCTTTCTGGGTGCCGCGCGGGCCGAGGCGGTGTTTCGCGACCATGCGCGCGAAACCGGCACGGCGCTGGACAGTCTGACCGCCGACGCGCGGCTGGTCGACCGGGTCGAGCGCCAGATTGCCGGCGCGATCGGCACCGCCTCGGCCCGGGTGATGATCGAATCGGTGGCGCAGGAAGAGCCGCTCAGCCTGCGCGACGTGCTGGAGATCATCGACGAGGCGTCGCAGGTGCGTACCTATGCCCACGAGTTGGAACTGGCGACGGTCGAACTGCGCGAGGCCAATGAGAAGCTGAAAAGTCTTGACCAGCTCAAGGACGACTTTATGTCCTCGGTCACGCATGAATTGCGCACGCCCCTGACCTCGATCCGGGCGCTGACGGAACTGATGCTGGACACGCCCGACGTCGAGCCGTCACAGCGCGAGGAGTTCCTGAACATCATCCTGACCGAAAGCGAAAGGCTGAGCCGGCTGGTCAATCAGGTGCTGGACCTTGCCAAGATCGAATCCGGCATGGCCGAATGGCACAACACCGACGTGGACATGAAGGCGCTGATCGTCGCGGCCTTGCGTGCCACTGCCGAACTGTTCCGCGAGCGCGGGGCGCAGGTGGTGCTGGACCTGCCCGACCGGGTGCCGATGGTGCTGGCCGATGCCGACCGGCTGACACAGGTGCTGGTGAACCTGTTGTCGAACGCCGCGAAATTCGTCCCCGAGGGGCGCGGCCACGTCAAAGTCGCCTTGCGTGTTCAGGGGGATGAGCTGGTGGTCACGGTGCGCGACAACGGCCCCGGCGTCGCGCCTGCCGATCAGCCCACCGTGTTCGAAAAATTCCGTCAGGGCGGCCAGGCCGGCAACCGCCCGTCCGGCACGGGGCTTGGGCTTCCGATCAGCCGGCAGATCGTTGTTAATCTGGGCGGCAGGATATGGCTGGACAGCCCGCCGGGCCAAGGCGCGTGCTTCGCCTTCAGCCTGCCGCTTCGCAATCAAGGGAGGGTCCGATGA